One window from the genome of Paracoccus zhejiangensis encodes:
- the pdxA gene encoding 4-hydroxythreonine-4-phosphate dehydrogenase PdxA, producing the protein MTDQPIVITMGDPSGVGAEVTVKAIASLPPEARGGYAVIGDRDTLDRAITASGVTLALSDSAKPGALQVIHVPVDGLPGRFGVLSEACGEASFRYIQRAVELTSGGKAAGIVTAPINKEALNAAGHHYDGHTGMLAALTGCKSSWMLLASERLNVIHVSTHVSLKDAITRATPERVAETIRTGHRHLRRMGIENPRIAVAGINPHCGENGLFGREDDLQTGPGVEIARAEGIDVQGPISADTVFHRAYNGAFDLVVAQYHDQGHIPIKLIAFDSAVNVSLGLPIDRSSVDHGTAFDIAGTGRANHVNMLSALDYAGKLAQGRRATA; encoded by the coding sequence ATGACCGACCAACCCATCGTCATCACCATGGGCGACCCCTCGGGCGTCGGCGCCGAGGTGACCGTGAAAGCCATCGCCTCGCTGCCGCCCGAGGCGCGCGGCGGTTATGCCGTCATCGGTGACCGCGACACGCTGGACCGCGCGATTACCGCCAGCGGCGTGACGCTGGCGCTGTCGGACAGCGCAAAGCCGGGCGCCTTGCAGGTGATCCATGTGCCGGTCGACGGGCTGCCGGGCCGCTTCGGCGTCCTGTCCGAGGCCTGCGGCGAGGCGTCCTTCCGCTACATCCAGCGCGCGGTCGAGCTGACCAGCGGCGGCAAGGCGGCGGGCATCGTCACCGCGCCGATCAACAAGGAGGCGCTGAATGCCGCCGGGCATCACTATGACGGCCATACCGGGATGCTGGCGGCGCTGACCGGTTGCAAGTCCTCGTGGATGCTGCTGGCGTCCGAGCGGCTGAACGTCATCCATGTCTCGACCCATGTCTCGCTGAAGGACGCCATCACCCGCGCCACGCCCGAGCGCGTGGCCGAAACCATCCGCACCGGTCATCGCCATTTGCGTCGTATGGGGATCGAGAACCCCCGGATCGCTGTCGCCGGGATCAACCCGCATTGCGGCGAGAACGGGCTTTTCGGGCGTGAGGATGATCTTCAGACCGGGCCGGGGGTCGAGATCGCCCGGGCCGAGGGGATCGACGTGCAGGGGCCGATCTCGGCGGATACGGTCTTCCACCGCGCCTATAACGGCGCCTTCGATCTGGTCGTGGCGCAATATCACGATCAGGGTCATATCCCGATCAAGCTGATCGCCTTCGATTCTGCGGTGAATGTCTCGCTTGGTCTGCCCATCGACCGCAGCTCGGTCGATCATGGCACTGCCTTTGACATTGCGGGCACTGGCCGCGCCAACCATGTGAACATGCTGTCGGCGCTGGATTATGCCGGGAAACTGGCGCAGGGGCGTCGCGCCACGGCCTGA
- a CDS encoding dihydrodipicolinate synthase family protein codes for MTQSPRSAYVALVTCFNEDETLNLEATRAQVRRQVAAGNNIMCCGTNGDFTALTQGEKIDLLEAVMDEVAGRVKVIVNAGCPATFETLQLARAVDRMGVEGIAVITPYFIACTQDGLIRHFTTVADAVTTPVYLYDIPARTQNHIEPDTARVLARHPNIAGIKDSGGSTETVMDYLDVARDEGNFEVYCAPDHLVHWGLQQGCAGVISGLGNVAPQVLAQIIASFNAGDDAGAEAAQTVFAGLRKDLYALGFPPALVKRALYQMDPSVGLSRQPALLPDPAQDAAIREILRKYELTA; via the coding sequence ATGACCCAATCCCCCCGTTCGGCCTATGTCGCGCTTGTCACCTGTTTCAACGAGGACGAGACGCTGAACCTCGAGGCCACGCGCGCGCAGGTGCGCCGTCAGGTCGCGGCCGGCAACAACATCATGTGCTGCGGCACCAATGGCGATTTCACCGCGCTGACGCAGGGCGAGAAGATCGACCTGCTGGAGGCGGTGATGGACGAGGTGGCGGGGCGGGTGAAGGTGATCGTCAATGCCGGCTGCCCGGCAACCTTCGAAACGCTGCAACTCGCGCGCGCTGTCGACCGCATGGGGGTCGAGGGCATCGCCGTCATCACCCCCTATTTCATCGCATGCACGCAGGACGGGCTGATTCGCCATTTCACCACCGTCGCCGATGCGGTGACGACTCCCGTCTATCTCTATGACATTCCCGCGCGCACCCAGAACCATATCGAGCCTGATACTGCGCGCGTGCTGGCCCGCCACCCGAACATTGCCGGGATCAAGGATTCCGGCGGCTCGACCGAGACGGTGATGGATTATCTGGATGTCGCCCGCGACGAAGGCAATTTCGAGGTCTATTGCGCCCCCGACCATCTGGTCCACTGGGGCTTGCAGCAGGGCTGCGCCGGGGTGATCTCGGGTCTGGGCAATGTCGCGCCGCAGGTGCTGGCCCAGATCATCGCCAGCTTCAACGCCGGCGACGATGCCGGGGCCGAGGCGGCACAGACGGTCTTTGCCGGGCTGCGCAAGGATCTTTACGCGCTTGGCTTCCCGCCGGCGCTGGTCAAGCGGGCGCTCTACCAGATGGACCCCTCGGTCGGTCTCTCGCGCCAGCCAGCGCTGCTGCCCGATCCCGCGCAGGACGCCGCCATCCGCGAAATTCTGCGTAAATACGAGTTGACGGCATGA